The sequence below is a genomic window from Curtobacterium sp. MCPF17_002.
CCTCGCTTCGTCGTAACGTCTCGCTCACGCTGAGCGCAAAGGGCATCAAGGTGATCGACGCACGCGGCATCGAGTCCGTCGTCAAGGATCTCCTCGCTCGTGGGGAGAAGATCTGATGGCCAAGAAGGGTCAGGACGTTCGTCCGATCATCAAGCTCCGCTCCACGGCGGGCACCGGGTTCACCTACGTGACCAAGAAGAACCGTCGCAACAACCCGGACCGTCTCGTGCTCAAGAAGTACGACCCGGTGATCCGCAAGCACGTCGACTTCCGTGAGGAGCGCTAAGCATGGCGAAGAAGAGCAAGATCGCGAAGAACAACCAGCGTGCCGTCATCATCGCGCGCTACGCCGAGCGTCGTCTCGAGCTGAAGAAGGCCCTCGTGGACCCGAACGGCTCCGACGAGTCGCGTGAGGCCGCCCGTGTCGGTCTGCAGAAGCTGCCGCGCGACGCGTCGCCGGTCCGCTACCGCAACCGCGACGCCATCGACGGTCGCCCCCGTGGCCACCTCGGTGAGTTCGGCATCAGCCGTGTCCGCTTCCGCGACATGGCCCACCGTGGCGAGCTGCCGGGCATCACGAAGAGCTCCTGGTAAGCACCGAATCCCCGAACGCCCCGTCACCCCAGTGGTGGCGGGGCGTTCGCCGTTCCCGGGGTACATCGGAGTCTCATTCGTCACATCTGCCCCGTTGGTGCCCCGACAACCCCGGAAATCCGGGCGAGTCGGCAGGTTTCGTCCCACGTGGCTGGTACGTTCGACTCCGGTTCCGCCAGGGTTCGCGCCCATCGGCACCGAGGCACGGGGCACCCGCTCCGGGCGCCGGACGACACGTCGTCCGACCGATACTGCAAGAAGTCCGAGGAGGACATCCATGGCTGATAAGTCCCTGAACCGCACCGAGCTCGTCGCTGCCGTCGCCGCTGAGTCCGGCCAGAGCCAGGCCACCGTCAACGGCGTCGTCGACGCGCTCTTCTCCGTCGTCTCTGGCTCGGTTGCCGACGGCACCAAGGTCACGATCCCCGGTTGGATCGCCTTCGAGAAGACCCACCGCGCCGCCCGCACGGGCCGCAACCCGCAGACGGGCGAGGCCATCGAGATCGCCGCGAGCGACTCGGTCAAGGTCAGCGCCGGCTCGAAGCTCAAGGCTTCCGTCAAGTAAGACTGCTTCCGCGCACGAGAGGGACGGCTTCGGTCGTCCCTTTCGTCGTTCCCGGGGGTGGGGCCGGGCCGCCGGCTCGCGTGGTGCTCGGGGCTGGTGGTCGTCGGCTCGCGTCGTGCTCGGGGCTGGTGGCTGTCGGCTCGCGTCGCCGCCGGGTCAGTCCTCCACAGCCTGGAGGCGCCACCACCGCCCACAGGTCGCTCCGGTGGATTCCGTGGCCGGGTGGGGCAGCGCCTAGGCTTGACGGGTGAATCGGATCGCGCGCATCGCCGGCCCCGCCGTGCTGCTGCTCGTCGGGTTCGTGTCACTCCTCGTCGCGCTCGTCATCGGGGGTGGGGCGAACGCCGCGCTCATCGCCGACCCCGGTGCGCTCGTTCGCTTCGGCCTCCCCATCGCGCGCCTGGTGGTCGACCTCTCCGCCGCCGCGACGATCGGTGGTCTCGCGCTCGTGACCGTCGGGTTGTCGCGGAGCGCGCCCGAGTGGAACCGTGCGATCGACATCGCCGCCGCAGCCGCCGGCATCTGGACCGTGGCGTCCGCGGTCACCACGTTCTTCACGTTCCTCAGCGTCGCCGGGTCCCGGGTCAGCCTCGACGAGCAGTTCGGCCAGTCGATGGGCGTGTTCCTCACCGGGACCGAACTCGGCCTCGCCTGGCTCGTGACCGTCCTCGTCGCCGCGGTCGTCACGGTGCTGTGCTTCGCTGTGCGGTCACGGGGCATGGTCGCCCTGACCGCCGGCGTCTCGATGATCGGCCTCATCCCGCTCGCCCAGCAGGGTCACGCGGCGGGCACGGCGAGCCACGACGCAGCGGTCACCGCGCTCGGCCTGCACCTGGTCGGCGCCGCACTCTGGGTCGGCGGACTCCTGATGCTCGTGCTCCTGCGGCCCGTGCTGGACGGCGGACGCCTGGCCGCGGTCGTCGGGCGGTACTCGAGCATCGCGCTCGGCTGCTTCGTGCTCGTGGCCGTGTCCGGTGTCGCGTCGGCACAGATCCGCGTCGGCGCACTCGCCAACCTGTTCACCCCGTACGGCGTCCTGGTGCTCGTCAAGATCGGTGCGATCGTGGCGATCGGGGTCCTCGGCGTCGTGCAGCGGCAGCGGGCAATCCGGTCCCTCACCGTCACCCCCGCGCGTCGGCGCCCGTTCTGGTTCCTCATCGTGGCGGAGCTCGCCGTGATGGGCGTCGCGAGCGGCTTCGCGGCGGCGCTCGGTCGCACCGCCACCCCGGACGACCAGATCGCGCTGAGCAAGACGACGGATCCCTCGCCCGCCGAGCTCCTGACGGACGACACCCTGCCGCACGCCCCGGGCGCCTGGGGATGGCTCACCGCGTGGAACTTGGACCTGTTCTGGCTGATGGCCGCGGTGCTGCTGGCAGCGACCTACGCCGCCGGGGTCGTCCGGGTGCGCCGCAGCGGTGTCCGGTGGCCCGTCGGGCGCACGGTCGCTGCGGCCATCGCCCTGGTCTCCCTCGTCGTCGCGACGTCCGGGTCGCTGCACACCTACGACCGCTTCCTCGTCTCGGCGAACGTCGGGGCGCACCTGGTCCTCGGCCTCGTCGTGCCGGCACTGGTGTGGGCCTCGGCGCCCGTGCAGCTCATCCGCGCCGCCGTGCACCCGCGTGACGACGACAGCACCGGGGTCCGCGAGTGGACGGGCGTCCTGCTCGACAACCAGGCCGTGCGGTACCTCGCGCAGCCCTTCCCGGCGTTCGTGTTCCTCGCCGGCATCTGGTGGGCCTTCTTCGCGACCGATGCGGTGCGGTGGTCCGTGAGCGACTCGACCGGGCGCACGGTGATCGACGCCGTGTTCCTGCTCGTCGGGCTCCTGGCCGTGCCGACCCTGCTCACGCCGGTCGCTGCCGGAGCGCGGCGCGCGTCGATGCCGGCAGCGGTGGTCCGGGTCGCGGGAGCCGTGGTCGTCGCCGCCGGGCTCGTGTCGCTCGGCATCGCGATGCGCGGGCCGCTCGGGTTGCTGCAGGCGTCGTGGTTCGGGGCGATGGGGCGGACCTGGGGGCCGGACCCGCTCGTCGACCAGGGGCGTGGCGGCCTGCTGCTCGTGGTCGCCGGCGTCGTGGTGCTCGTGACGGTCGTCGTCGTGGTGCTGCTCCGGGTGCGGCGTGAGCGTGCCGGTGCCGGTGCCGGTGCCGTGGCGGTTGACGAGTTGCGCCCCCGCACGGACATCGCACCCCCGCACACCGGGGCGCGACGTTCGCAGCGGGGTGCGATCCGAGTGCGGGACGACGCCGACGCCGACGCGGGCGACGACACCGACTTCGACGACGGCAGCGACGACGCGGTGCAGGGCACCCCGGGAACGGACGCGCGATGAGCATCGAACTCAGTGCCGAGCAGCGGGCGGTCTTCGAGTACATCGAGCACACCCGCGACCACGTGTTCATCACCGGACGTGCCGGGACGGGGAAGTCGACGCTCCTCAACCACCTGTCGTGGAACACCGAGAAGCAGGTCGTGATCTGCGCGCCGACGGGGGTCGCTGCGCTCAACGTCGGCGGGCAGACGATCCACTCGCTGTTCCGGTTGCCGATCGGCCTCATCGCGGACGCCGAACTCCGTCAAGGGCCGGACACCCGCAAGCTCCTCAACACGATCGACACCCTCGTGATCGACGAGGTCTCGATGGTGAACGCCGACCTGCTCGACGCGATGGACCGTTCGCTGCGCAAGGCCCGCGGGCGAGCGTTCGAGGCGTTCGGTGGCGTGCAGGTCGTCATGTTCGGCGATCCGTACCAGCTGCCGCCGGTGCCCGGGGACGGCGACGAGCGCGCCTACTTCACCGACCACTACCGCTCGATGTGGTTCTTCGACGCGAAGGTCTGGCTCGAGGCGGAGCTCAACATCATCGAGCTGGCCACCGTGCACCGGCAGCGCGACGACGCCTTCGCAGCCATGCTCACGGCGGTCCGGCACGGTCGGGTGACCGCCGACGTCGCCGGGCAGCTCAACGCCGCGGGCGCGCGACCGGCCCCGGACGACGCGATCACCCTCGCGACTCGCAACGACACCGTGGCCCGGATCAACAAGGCGGCGCTCGAGCGGCTGCCCGGCAAGGTGAAGACCTCGCGGGCGGACGTGAACGGCGACTTCGGCGGGCGGAACTTCCCCGCCGACGAGGCCCTCGAGCTGAAGCCCGGCGCCCACGTGATGTTCCTCCGCAACGACCCCGACCAGCGCTGGGTGAACGGCACCCTCGGGATCGTGCAGACCATCCGCGACACCGTGTGGGTGGACGTCGACGGGGAGTCCTTCGAGGTCCAGCCGTCGGTGTGGGAGAAGTTCAAGTACTCCTACGACCCGGACAAGAGGGAACTCAAGAAGGACACTGTGGGGGAGTTCCAGCAGTTCCCGCTGCGTCTGGCCTGGGCGGTCACGATCCACAAGTCGCAGGGCAGCACCTACGACCGCGCGGTGGTCGACCTCGGCAACCGGGTGTTCAGCGCCGGCCAGACGTACGTCGCGCTGTCACGTCTGACCTCGCTCGAGGGCCTGTTCCTGACGCGGCCGCTGCGGCCTCAGGACATCATCGTGGACCTCGACGTTCGGCGCTTCATGTCCGAGGCACCCCGGGTCGTGGCGACGGAGCTCGAGGCGGCGCCCGCACCCGCCCCGGACTCCGACGACGCCTGACGTCCGCCGACGCCTGAGGCTCCGACGACGCCTGACGTCCGCCGAGATCGCACTTCGGCGGGGACCATTCGGCAGGAGGCGCGCCGAAGTGCGATCTCACCGCGATGGCGTGCCGGGGAGGCGCGCCGAAGTGCGATCTCACCGCGATGCCGTGCCGGGGACGCGCGCCGAAGTGCGATCTCACGGACGACAGCGCCCGCCGGACGACGACGCCCCGCCGACCACGAGGGCAGACGGGGCGTCGACGAGGCGTGCGGGTCAGACCCGGGCGGCCTCGGCGCGGAGCGCGCGGATGTTCTGCTTGTCGGCACCGAACGCGGTGAGCAGCAGGATGACGCCGACGATCGCGTGGAACACGTTGTCCGTGGTGTTCAGCGCGAAGATGTTGGCCGAGGTGTTGCCGAACACGAAGCCGTACACCGCGAGGACGACGAGCACGGCCCCGACGAGGACGTTGCCGTTCCGGGAGCCGATCGTGGTGCCGAGGCCCATGATGAGCAGCACCGCGGCGAGCATCACCCAGATGAGGGCGAGCGGCGGGTTCACCCCGAAGGCGTTCCAGAGCATCCCGCCCTGGCGGCTGAAGAAGCCCGGGTCACCGTCGGCGGCGAAGAAGAACCCGAGGATGCCCCACACCAAGAGGACCGTGCCCACGGTCAGTGCGAGACCACGGTTCGGGGAAGCGGTGATGCTCGGTTCCTTGACTGCCACTGCGGTTTCCTCCTCGTACGCTGCCGACGCGGGGTACGTCGGGCCGGCGATGTGCGCCGGTGCGTTCACCCGCGCGGAGCCGGTCGAGGTGTCGCTGGACCCGAAGGTCGCTGACCCGCGGTTCCCAGCCTCCGACCGGCGGTCCAACGGTATCGTGTCGGACCCCGACCGTCCGAATCGCACGCGCGTCACCAGCCGCGTGACGAGGCCGACGACCAGCACCCCGAGGAGGACCAGCCCGGTGACCCGTACGCCCGAACGCAACCCAGCCGAGTCGCGTGGACCGAGTGTCTCGCGGCGGTTGCGGTGGGGCCTGTTGGCTGCTCTGGGGTTCGTCATCGTGCCTCTCGTCTACACGGCCGCGGTGCTGACGCCGATCGGGCAGCGGGTCGAGGACGCCGCGCTCGGCGGGGTCCGGGAGTCCGACCTCTTCGGGTCGGACACTGCACTCAACGTCATCTCGGTGCCGGTGATCCTGTTGCTCGTGGTCGTGATCGCCGCCGTCGCGTTCGCCCGTCGCCGGCTCGCGGTGGGACTCGGAGCGGTCGTCGTGGTGCTCGCGTCG
It includes:
- the rpmG gene encoding 50S ribosomal protein L33, whose product is MAKKGQDVRPIIKLRSTAGTGFTYVTKKNRRNNPDRLVLKKYDPVIRKHVDFREER
- the rpsN gene encoding 30S ribosomal protein S14, translating into MAKKSKIAKNNQRAVIIARYAERRLELKKALVDPNGSDESREAARVGLQKLPRDASPVRYRNRDAIDGRPRGHLGEFGISRVRFRDMAHRGELPGITKSSW
- a CDS encoding HU family DNA-binding protein; its protein translation is MADKSLNRTELVAAVAAESGQSQATVNGVVDALFSVVSGSVADGTKVTIPGWIAFEKTHRAARTGRNPQTGEAIEIAASDSVKVSAGSKLKASVK
- a CDS encoding cytochrome c oxidase assembly protein, with protein sequence MNRIARIAGPAVLLLVGFVSLLVALVIGGGANAALIADPGALVRFGLPIARLVVDLSAAATIGGLALVTVGLSRSAPEWNRAIDIAAAAAGIWTVASAVTTFFTFLSVAGSRVSLDEQFGQSMGVFLTGTELGLAWLVTVLVAAVVTVLCFAVRSRGMVALTAGVSMIGLIPLAQQGHAAGTASHDAAVTALGLHLVGAALWVGGLLMLVLLRPVLDGGRLAAVVGRYSSIALGCFVLVAVSGVASAQIRVGALANLFTPYGVLVLVKIGAIVAIGVLGVVQRQRAIRSLTVTPARRRPFWFLIVAELAVMGVASGFAAALGRTATPDDQIALSKTTDPSPAELLTDDTLPHAPGAWGWLTAWNLDLFWLMAAVLLAATYAAGVVRVRRSGVRWPVGRTVAAAIALVSLVVATSGSLHTYDRFLVSANVGAHLVLGLVVPALVWASAPVQLIRAAVHPRDDDSTGVREWTGVLLDNQAVRYLAQPFPAFVFLAGIWWAFFATDAVRWSVSDSTGRTVIDAVFLLVGLLAVPTLLTPVAAGARRASMPAAVVRVAGAVVVAAGLVSLGIAMRGPLGLLQASWFGAMGRTWGPDPLVDQGRGGLLLVVAGVVVLVTVVVVVLLRVRRERAGAGAGAVAVDELRPRTDIAPPHTGARRSQRGAIRVRDDADADAGDDTDFDDGSDDAVQGTPGTDAR
- a CDS encoding DEAD/DEAH box helicase, which translates into the protein MSIELSAEQRAVFEYIEHTRDHVFITGRAGTGKSTLLNHLSWNTEKQVVICAPTGVAALNVGGQTIHSLFRLPIGLIADAELRQGPDTRKLLNTIDTLVIDEVSMVNADLLDAMDRSLRKARGRAFEAFGGVQVVMFGDPYQLPPVPGDGDERAYFTDHYRSMWFFDAKVWLEAELNIIELATVHRQRDDAFAAMLTAVRHGRVTADVAGQLNAAGARPAPDDAITLATRNDTVARINKAALERLPGKVKTSRADVNGDFGGRNFPADEALELKPGAHVMFLRNDPDQRWVNGTLGIVQTIRDTVWVDVDGESFEVQPSVWEKFKYSYDPDKRELKKDTVGEFQQFPLRLAWAVTIHKSQGSTYDRAVVDLGNRVFSAGQTYVALSRLTSLEGLFLTRPLRPQDIIVDLDVRRFMSEAPRVVATELEAAPAPAPDSDDA
- a CDS encoding DUF4383 domain-containing protein; the encoded protein is MAVKEPSITASPNRGLALTVGTVLLVWGILGFFFAADGDPGFFSRQGGMLWNAFGVNPPLALIWVMLAAVLLIMGLGTTIGSRNGNVLVGAVLVVLAVYGFVFGNTSANIFALNTTDNVFHAIVGVILLLTAFGADKQNIRALRAEAARV